A genomic segment from Panulirus ornatus isolate Po-2019 chromosome 7, ASM3632096v1, whole genome shotgun sequence encodes:
- the LOC139749644 gene encoding uncharacterized protein: MWRYIRRVVIKRSRNVDPVDLRQTELKWWSRPECGTSPWWSAKLTWPRPERGITPWWSAGLTWPRPERGTSPRWSLLVTWPRPEHGASPWRSAGVTWPIPEHGTTPWWSAGLTWPRPERGTSPWWSLVVTWPRPERGTSPWWSLVVTWPRPERGTSPWWSLVVTWPRPERGTSPWWSLVVTWPRPERGTSPLWSLVVTWPRPEYGTSPWWSAGLTWPRPEYGTCPWWSAGLTWPRPECVTTPWWSAGLTWPRSECGTSPWWSAGVTWPRPALDTSPWWSAGVTCSRPEFDTTYGQTPGGMSGRGDGRPVVVCVEGNISSGKSTFLDYLSKFSDIEVVPEHIDGWRDLKGHNLLDLMYKDPGRWSYVFQSYVQLTMVESHILPSMSPVKAMERSLHSARFCFVENMYLDNKMCKAEYDVYHEWYKTLVGAFDCAVDLIVYLRTDPSLVYARAKSRARVEEQEIPLSYFEDLHYRHEEWMIEEKFPLPAPVFIIDANDDLPTMYGKFSLCLKEIMYMKCM, translated from the coding sequence ATGTGGCGTTATATCCGTCGAGTTGTCATCAAGCGGTCCCGTAACGTTGACCCAGTGGACCTTAGGCAGACGGAACTGAAGTGGTGGTCAAGACCTGAGTGTGGCACCAGCCCATGGTGGTCTGCTAAATTGACCTGGCCAAGACCTGAGCGTGGCATCACCCCATGGTGGTCAGCTGGATTGACCTGGCCAAGACCTGAGCGTGGCACCAGCCCAAGGTGGTCATTATTAGTGACCTGGCCGAGACCTGAGCATGGCGCCAGCCCGTGGAGGTCAGCAGGAGTGACATGGCCAATACCTGAGCATGGCACCACCCCATGGTGGTCAGCTGGGTTGACCTGGCCAAGACCTGAGCGTGGCACCAGCCCATGGTGGTCATTAGTAGTGACCTGGCCAAGACCTGAGCGTGGCACCAGCCCATGGTGGTCATTAGTAGTGACCTGGCCAAGACCTGAGCGTGGCACCAGCCCATGGTGGTCATTAGTAGTGACCTGGCCAAGACCTGAGCGTGGCACCAGTCCATGGTGGTCATTAGTAGTGACCTGGCCAAGACCTGAGCGTGGCACCAGCCCATTGTGGTCATTAGTAGTGACCTGGCCAAGACCTGAGTATGGCACCAGCCCATGGTGGTCAGCTGGATTGACCTGGCCAAGACCTGAGTATGGCACCTGCCCATGGTGGTCAGCTGGATTGACCTGGCCAAGACCTGAGTGTGTCACCACCCCATGGTGGTCAGCTGGATTGACCTGGCCAAGATCTGAGTGTGGCACCAGCCCATGGTGGTCAGCTGGAGTGACCTGGCCAAGACCTGCGCTTGACACCAGCCCATGGTGGTCAGCTGGAGTGACTTGTTCAAGACCTGAGTTTGATACTACCTATGGCCAgacacctggagggatgtctggtagGGGTGATGGGCGGCCAGTAGTAGTGTGTGTTGAAGGTAACATCAGTAGTGGAAAGTCGACATTCCTGGACTACCTATCAAAATTTAGTGATATTGAGGTTGTGCCGGAGCATATTGATGGATGGCGTGATCTGAAAGGCCATAACCTTCTTGATCTTATGTACAAAGATCCTGGCCGATGGTCGTATGTCTTCCAGAGTTATGTCCAGTTGACAATGGTAGAGAGTCACATCTTACCATCCATGTCGCCGGTGAAGGCCATGGAACGCTCCTTACATAGTGCACGATTTTGTTTTGTGGAGAATATGTACCTTGACAACAAGATGTGCAAGGCGGAGTACGACGTGTACCATGAGTGGTACAAGACTCTAGTGGGGGCTTTTGACTGTGCAGTTGATCTTATTGTATATCTCAGGACAGACCCCAGTCTAGTCTATGCTAGGGCCAAAAGCCGGGCCAGGGTTGAGGAGCAAGAAATACCACTTAGTTATTTTGAAGATCTTCATTACCGACATGAAGAATGGATGATCGAAGAAAAGTTCCCCCTGCCTGCACCAGTTTTTATTATTGATGCAAACGATGATCTGCCAACCATGTATGGCAAATTTAGTCTTTGTTTGAAAGAAATAATGTATATGAAATGTATGTAG